A stretch of the Candidatus Binataceae bacterium genome encodes the following:
- a CDS encoding glycosyltransferase family 2 protein, translating to MKRALEPTHLEPVVGRGTNSIAAVQAAPELAPELSIVVPMFNEAPVLDRLFERLGKVMERLGLSYEIVAVNDGSSDETLAGLLAHRARNHALKVLSLSRTFGKDIALSAGLDYARGRAVVPLDADLQDPPELIEEMVELWRKGYDVVYATRKERPGDTWLKRTTAHFFYRVFEAIADVPIPRDTGDFRLLDRRVVDVMVRLPERTRFMKGLFAWVGFKQTAIYYQREERQAGGTKWNYWRLWNFAMDGITSFSSFPLKVWSYFGFTISAFAFLYAVVLAIRKLLHDVDVPGYTSLMVVLLFLGGIQLITLGILGEYMGRVYNEVKGRPLYVIRELHGFDGD from the coding sequence ATGAAGCGCGCGCTCGAGCCGACGCATCTGGAGCCGGTCGTCGGCCGCGGCACCAACTCGATCGCGGCGGTGCAGGCTGCTCCCGAACTCGCGCCCGAACTTTCAATCGTCGTGCCGATGTTCAACGAGGCGCCCGTACTCGACCGCCTGTTCGAACGCCTCGGCAAGGTGATGGAACGGCTAGGGCTCAGCTACGAGATCGTGGCCGTCAACGACGGCAGCAGCGATGAAACCCTCGCCGGTCTGCTCGCGCATCGTGCCCGCAACCACGCGCTCAAGGTGCTCAGCCTCTCGCGCACCTTCGGCAAGGATATCGCACTCAGCGCCGGGCTCGACTATGCGCGCGGGCGCGCGGTGGTGCCGCTCGACGCCGATCTGCAGGATCCACCCGAGCTGATCGAAGAGATGGTGGAGCTGTGGCGCAAGGGCTACGACGTGGTTTACGCGACGCGCAAGGAACGGCCGGGCGACACCTGGCTCAAGCGCACCACGGCGCATTTTTTCTACCGCGTATTCGAAGCGATCGCGGACGTTCCGATCCCGCGCGACACCGGCGACTTCCGCTTGCTCGACCGGCGCGTCGTGGACGTGATGGTCCGGCTGCCGGAGCGCACGCGCTTCATGAAGGGGCTGTTCGCGTGGGTCGGCTTCAAGCAGACTGCGATCTATTACCAGCGCGAGGAGCGCCAGGCCGGCGGCACCAAGTGGAACTACTGGCGGCTGTGGAACTTCGCGATGGACGGGATCACGTCGTTCAGCTCCTTCCCGCTCAAGGTCTGGAGCTACTTCGGCTTCACCATCTCGGCCTTCGCCTTTCTCTACGCGGTGGTGCTCGCGATCCGAAAGCTGCTGCACGACGTCGACGTGCCGGGCTATACCTCGCTGATGGTGGTGCTGCTGTTCCTCGGCGGAATCCAGCTCATCACGCTCGGCATCCTCGGCGAGTACATGGGCCGGGTCTATAACGAGGTCAAGGGCCGGCCGCTTTACGTGATCCGCGAACTGCACGGCTTCGATGGCGACTGA